The DNA sequence AGTGGCTCCCGACGTGAAGGTGTAGCCGACACCCCAGATGAGCTGAACCGCCAGCATCGCTGCGAAGGTCGGCACCATCCCCTGGAGCAGGAAAGCACACCCGATCAGCACGAGGCCGATGAGGATCGAGAGCCGTCGACTGTGCAGGTCGGCGACGATGCCGGTCGGGATCTCGAAGAGGAAGCAGGTCACCTCCAGCACGGTGCCGACGAGGACCATCTGGAGCGGATCCAGACCGACGACGGTGACCATGTAGACGAGGTTGACGGTGAACGTGAGCGCATAGAGGAGGGTCGAAGCGGCGGTCAGGATGAAGAAGCTGGGTACGGGCGCGACAGGACGTCGGGCGTGCACCAGCAGAGTCGTGAGCACGTCAGGTTCTCCTGAGAGGTCGAGGCGCAGAGGAAAGCGGCCGCGATCGGTCGCAGCCGGTCACGTGACGTGCGCATGGGCCCCAGACCCGTGCCATCGTGGTGACGCTCGGGGATAGCTGTTGCGGGCGCACGCTTTCAGGATGAGGCTGACATGGCGCTCAAACTACCCGTGCCCGCTGCCGGTTCGCCAGGCATTTTCTTTACCCATCCGCGTCGTGAGCAGTGTTACCGCGTCGTGAGCCGGTGTAACCGCGTCGTGAGCCGGTCGAACGACCTCCGCCCGCGTGGGTCGTTAGCGGGCAGGACGCGCGGCGTGCAATAGGCTGCTGCGGATGAAACGGACTGGGCAGGTACCGAGGCGGCTGGCGTGCGACAGGCGGCCGCACAGGCTGTCATCGCCTGAGGTCACCGGCGTGGGCTCGCTGCGGTGATCGCCCTCCTGATCGGCGGCGGCTTTTCGCTCGCCTTCACCCTGCTCTCCACGCCGCATTTCGTCCGGCTCTTCCGCCGACTCGGCTGGGGACAGATGATCCGCGTCGACGGCCCCACCACGCACCAGACCAAACGCGGCACGCCGACCAAGGGCGGCCTCATCTTCGTCACCGGCGCCGTGCTGGGCTACTTCCTGGCTCATTTGATCGCGCGTGGCACGCCGGTGACCGCGAGTGGGTTGCTGGTCATGCTGATGATGGTCGGGCTCGGGGTGGTCGGCTTCCTCGACGACTTCGCCAAGACACGCAAACAGCAGAGCCTCGGACTGGGTGGCTGGCAGAAGGTGGCCGGTCAGGTGGTCGTGGCGACCGCGTTCGCGCTGCTGGCTCTCCAGTTCCGCGAGGCCGGCACCGGGCTGACCCCGGCTTCCACGGCCATCTCGGTCGTACGTGACGTCGACTGGCTCGACTTCGTCCGGTTGGGCACCGTGGTCGGGGTCACGTTGTACGTCGTCTGGGTCAACCTGCTCGTGGTCGCCACCTCCAACGCGGTCAACGTCACCGACGGCCTGGACGGCTTGGCGACCGGGGCGACGATCCTGGCCCTGTCGGCGTTCATCTTCATCGCGTTCTTCCAGTTCAAGGAGGCCTGTCACAACCTCCCGGCGGCCGACCCGATGCTGTACAAGTGCTATGAGGTCCGCGATCCGCTCGACCTGGCGGTGGCGGCCACCGCCCTTGCCGGCAGCCTGCTCGGGTTCTTGTGGTGGAACGCACCGCCAGCGCAGATCTTCATGGGGGACACCGGCTCGCTGGGTCTCGGTGGAGCGTTGGCAGCACTGGCCGTACTCACCCGGACCGAGCTGCTGCTGGTGCTGGTCGGAGGCCTCTACTGCATCATCACCGGCTCCGTCATCGTGCAACGTGCCTATTTCAAGCTGACCGGTGGTCGGCGGATCTTCCTGATGAGCCCGATCCACCATCACTTCGAGCTCAAGGGCTGGGCGCAGGTCACCATCACCATCCGGTTCTGGATCATCGCCGGCCTGTTCATGGTTGCCAGTGTCAGTGTCTTCTATCTGAGCTGGCTGGGCGCCTGACGCGTTCTGCGTGACATACTGGTGCCACGTGCTCCGGGGTCGGTGTAATTCCGAACCGGCGGTGATAGTCCGCGACCCGGCCGCAGCCAGCGGCCGGTTGACCTGGTGGAACTCCAGGACCGACGGTGAAAGTCCGGATGGGAGGCAGCACGCGCGCAGGCCCGTCAGGGCGGCCTTGGCCGCTGTGGCTGCCTGCGTTTGGTGGCGCATGCGGCGACCACCCGCGGTCCGATTCTCGGACCCGGGCCCCGCACTGAGTCCTGATTGACGCCCCGGAGCTCGCCACCGACGAGCACGAGGGGCAGGATGAACGACCGGATCGACCGACACCCAGACCAGCGGTGGATGCGTCGCGCCCTCAAGCTGGCCGCCCTGGGGCCGCTGGGCGATCCGAACCCGCGGGTTGGAGCCGTCATCGTCGATGCCGCTGGTGACCTGGCGGGTGAGGGCTTTCACCGTGGCGCAGGTACGCCGCACGCCGAGGTGGAGGCGCTGGCGTCCGCAGGACGACGAGCCATCGACGGCACCGCCTACGTCACGCTGGAGCCCTGCAACCACACCGGCCGCACCGGGCCCTGCGTACAGGCCCTCATTGGCGCGGGAGTCTCCCGGGTCGTCTACGCCCAGCCGGACCCGAACGCGACAGCGTCCGGCGGTGCGGCCACCCTCCGAGCAGCGGGCATCGAGGTCGAGGAAGGGGTGCAGGCGGCAGCGGCCGAGCAGCTCAACGCGGAGTGGACCTTCGCTCTCCGGCAGGGACGGCCCTGGGTGACCTGGAAGTTCGCCGCCACCCTTGACGGACGCTCGGCTGCCGCAGACGGGAGCAGCCAGTGGATCACCGGTCCCGACGCGCGCGCCGACGTGCATCTCCTGCGTGCCAGAGCCGGGGCCATCCTGGTGGGGACCGGTACGGCCCTCCGCGACGACCCGTCGTTGACAACGCGACTTCCTGACGGTTCGCTGCAGCAGCGCCAACCGCTGCGGGTGGTGATGGGTCGTCGACGGCTGCCCGACGGCGCCCGGGTGTTGGACAACAGCGCCCCCACCCTTCTGGCTCAGCAGCAGGACCCTGCCCTGACGCTCCAGCAGCTCGCTGTCCGCGAGATCCGACATGTCTGGCTGGAGGGCGGCCCGACCCTGGCTGCCGCGTTCGTCGCCGCGGGCCTGGTCGACGAGGTCGTCGCCTACCTGGCACCCGCACTCCTGGGTGCCGGACCGCCAGCAGTCGGTGCTCTCGGCATCCACAGCATCGCTCAGGCGCTGCGACTGCATCCGTACGACGTCACCACCATCGGTCCAGACATCCGTGTCCGGGCCACCACCCACGCTCCCAGCCCACGCAGCACCGAACAGGAAGGCCCAGGATGTTCACCGGAATAGTCGAGGAGCTCGGCGAGGTCATCTCAATCGAGCACGGAACCGCATCAGCCGTGATCCGAGTCCGTGGCCCGCTGGCCATCAGCGATGCCTCGCCCGGCGCCTCGGTGGCGGTCAACGGCGTGTGCCTGACCGTGGTCGACCACGATGCCGAGACCTTCGGCGTCGATGTGATGGCCGAGACGCTGAGCCGCAGCAGCCTCGGTGCCCTCCGTCCCGGTGATCCGGTCAACCTGGAGCGCGCGATGGCGGCCACCGGCAGGTTCGGTGGCCATATCGTCCAGGGTCATGTCGACGGCACAGCCGAGATCGTCGCGCGGACTCCTGGGGACCGGTGGGAGGTCGTGCGGTTCAGCCTGCCTGCCCAGCTGGCCCGGTATGTGGTCGAGAAGGGTTCGATCACCGTCGACGGCGTGTCGCTGACGGTGTCCGCAGTGGATGACCGCACCTTCGAGGTGTCATTGATCCCCACCACCCTCGCTGTGACCACCCTGGGCCGCAAAGCCGTCGGCGACCCGGTCAATCTCGAGGTCGACGTGGTCGCCAAGTACGTGGAGCGGCTGCTTCCGCCTCCAGTCGGCCCGGTCGCTCCTGGAGCCCCGGCAATGATCAGGGGAGCGGCGGCCTCGCAGCGCCCGCTCGCCGAGGTCGAGGAGGCGCTGGACGCGCTGCGTCGGGGTCAGCCGGTGCTGGTCACCGACGACGCCGACCGGGAGAACGAGGGTGACGTGATTCTGGCGGCGGACACCCTGTCGCCGCAGTGGATGGCGTGGACCATCCGCCACTCGTCGGGCTACGTCTGTGCTCCGATGACCGGCGTCAGGGCCGACGCTCTTGGACTGCCACTGATGGTTCCGGACAACCGGGACCCGCTGCGTACCGCCTACACCGTCACCGTCGACGCCAGCGCCGGGGTCACCACCGGGATCAGCGCTGCCGACCGGTCCCGGACCATCAGCGACCTCGCCCGACCGGGTGCGGGTCCTGACGACTTCATCCGACCCGGTCACGTACTTCCGCTGCGGGCCAAGGACGGCGGGGTGCTGGAGCGCGCCGGACACACCGAGGCGGCGGTGGACCTGTGCCGACTGGCCGGGCTCACTCCGGTCGCCGCGATAGCCGAGCTGGTCCACGACGACGGGACCATGATGCGCCTTCCTGCGGTGCTCGAACTGGCGGCCGCACACCACCTGCCCGTGATCACGATCGAGCAGCTGATCAGTTGGCGGCAACGCCATGACCGGGTGGTCCGGACGGCGCAGACCCGGCTGCCGACGCAGCACGGAACGTTCACGGTGCTGGGTTATCGGGACCTGTGGACCGGTGCTGAGCATGTGGCGTTGATCAGCCCGCACGGTTCGGACGGTCCGGCACCTCTGGTGCGGCTGCACTCGGAGTGCCTCACCGGGGACGTTTTCGGGTCCCAGCGCTGCGACTGCGGGCCGCAGCTGGAGCGCGCGATGGCGCAGATCGGCGCGGAACCGGGCGTGATCGTCTATCTCCGTGGCCACGAGGGACGTGGCGTCGGCCTGCTGAACAAGCTGGAGGCGTATGCCCTGCAGGACAGGGGCTTTGACACGGTCGACGCGCAGAGCGAGCTGGGCTTGCCCATCGACGCCCGTGAGTACGCCGCCGGCGCTGCCGTGCTGCACGACCTGGGTCTGTTGTCAGTCCGCCTGCTCACCAACAACCCGGTCAAGGTGCAGGCGCTGCGTAGCCTCGACGTCGAGGTGGTGTCCGTCGAGCGGATCGCCGTGGTCCCGAGCGAGGACAACGCCGCCTATCTGCGCACGAAACGGGACCGGATGGGACATGACTTGATGATCGACTATGAGGACCAGCGGGCCCCGGTATGACGACCATGCTCGACTCCACAACGAGAGGAAGAAGATCATGAAGGACGGGTCGCCCGTGATCACGGTCGACGGAAGCGGCTTGCGGGTGGCTGTGGTGGCAGCCTCGTGGCACGCCACGATCATGGACGGGCTGATCGACGGTGCCCGGCGGGGCTTGGCCGACGCCTCGGTGACGGACGTTGATCTTGTCCGGGTACCAGGAACCTTCGAGCTTGCGGTGGCCTGCGCCCGGCTCGCCCCCCGCTATGATGCGCTCGTCGCCCTGGGAGTGGTGATCCGCGGCGGTACGCCGCACTTCGAGTACGTCTGCCAGTCGGCGACGGTCGGCCTGACCGAGGTCAGCGTCAGGTCCGGTATTCCGGTCGGATTCGGCGTGCTCACCTGTGACGACGAGCAGCAGGCCCTGGCCCGGGCCGGGATTCCGGGTTCCAGTGAGGACAAGGGGTATGAGGCGGCCACTGCGGCGGTCGCCACCGTCACGGCGCTGCGGGCGGTTCTCGAGTGACCGCCCTTCGACAGGCTCAGGATGCGTCACCCTTCGACATACGCGCTCGGAGCTTGCGTACGCGCTCTGAGCTTGTCGAAGAGCTGTGAGGATGCCGAACGGCAGCGTGTGGTTGCTCAAACCCCATTTTTGCAGCCACACGCTGCCGCACGAGCGGATGCGCCCCTTCGACAGGCTCAGGGCGCGTCACCGTTCGAGTCACGAGCGGCCTTCCGCGCCCTGAGCTTGTCGAAGGGCAGTTCCGGCACGCTCTCGCCGCGGACGGCGGATCTGCGCTGATGGAAAACACGTACTGCCACAGGTCGGTGGCGCGCTACAGTGCAGACATGCATGCTGCACAGGTCACGACGACGCTAGGACGACTCCGGCGTTCTGACTGACGTGACCTGACACGACGAGCGAGCTCCGGGAGATCGAACCCCGGGGCTCTCCGTTTGCCCGGCCGGTCTCCCGCCTCGCAGAAACTGAGGTGGTTGACATGAAAAATGATCATCGAGAGCTCGGCCGCGAACTGCACCTGTTTGCCACTTCGCCGCTGGTCGGCTCGGGCCTGCCGCTATGGCTCCCTGACGGCGCCGTCATCCGAGGGGAGCTGGAGAAGCTGGCCGCCGAGGAGGCTGAACGCTCGGGTTGTCGTCGCGTCTACACCCCCGTCATGGCCAAGCGTGAGCTGTACGAGCGTTCCGGACACTGGGACAAGTTCTCCGCAGACATGTTCCCGGTGATGAACGTCGGGGGCGAGAGCTTCGTGCTCCGGCCGGCGAACTGCCCACATCATGCAATGGTCTACGCCGCGCAGGGTCGCAGCATCCGTGATCTGCCGTTCCGCCTGTCCGAGGTCGGCTCGATGTTCCGCAGCGAGCTGTCGGGTGTCCTCAGTGGCCTGGCTCGGGTGCGGCAGATCAACCTGGACGACGCCCATGTCTTCTGTGCCCCCGAGCAGGTCGCGGGAGAGGTGGTGCTCGCCCTTGAGGCGATCCAGCGCTGCTATCGGCTGCTGGGTCTGGAGGTGTCCTACTACCGGCTGTCACTGGACGGGCCGGGCGGTGGCTTCCTCGGCACCCGGGCCCAGTGGGACGATGCAGAGGCACAGCTGCGCCGGGCCCTCGACCAGCTTGAGTTGCCGTATGTGGCAGCACCTGGAGAGGCGGCGTTCTACGGGCCGAAGATTGACGTTCAGGTGCTCGACGGGCAGGGTCGGGAGGAGACCTTGTCGACCGTCCAGCTGGACTTCAACCAGCCCGAGCGCTTCAACCTGGAGTACGTCGGATCCGACGGCGGACGGCACCGCCCGGTGATGATTCACCGCGGTCTGCTCGGATCGATGGAGCGGATGACCGCACAGCTGATCGAACGCTTCGCGGGCAGGATGCCTCCGTGGCTGTCACCGGTCCAGGTCCGGGTGCTGCCGGTATCAGCGTCTCAGCAGAACGTCGCCGAAGGGTTGGCCAACCGACTCCGGCAACGGGGGATCCGGACCGAGCTGTCCTCCGACGGCTCGCTTGGTGCCCGGATCCGTGCCTCCCGGCTGCAACGCGTTGCCTACCTGGCCATCATCGGGGCTGAGGAAGCGAGGGCCGACACCGTGAATGTCGTGTTGCCGGCGCTGGAACAGAGGGGATCGCTGGCCGCGGTGGACTTCGTCGAGAAGGTCAGCTCCGAGGTGGCCGAGCGCGTCCAGCAGCCACGGCCGCTGCCGTGAGGGACTTCTCGGCGGGCTGACGGCAGCGCAGCGGGGAAGAATCGGGGCCTGAGTAGGATCGGGGCGGTGAACGAGGCCTACGTCTATGACGCGGTGCGGACGGTCTTCGGGCGCCACGGCGGCGCGCTGGCCGGAACTCGGCCAGACGACCTGGCCGCGCACGTGCTCAAGGCTCTGGTTGACCGCTCGACCGACCTCGACCCGTCCCGACTGGATGAGGTGATCCTCGGCAACGCCAACGGGGCCGGGGAGGAGAACCGCAACGTCGCCCGGATGGCCGTGCTGCTGGCGCAGCTGCCGGTGGAGGTGCCTGCGACGACGGTCAACCGGCTCTGCGGCTCCAGCCTGGATGCAGTGATCATCGGTTCCCGACAGATCGCGACCGGTGAGGCGGACCTGGTGATCGCTGGTGGCGTCGAGTCGATGAGTCGTGCGCCGTGGGTGCTGCCGAAGACGGAGAAGCCCTATCCGGCAACGGACCTGACGCTCACCTCGACCTCGATGGGATGGCGGCTGGTCAACCCGGCCATGCCCAGGAGATGGACCGTGACCCTGGGGGAGGCGACCGAGCTGCTGCGCGAACGCCATGGCATCAGCCGAGAACGGCAGGATGCCTTCGCGCAACGCTCACACCGGCTGGCCCATCAGGCGTGGCAGAGCGGCTGGTACGACGACCTGATCGTCGAGGTTCCCGGCGTGGAGCTCGCCCGTGACGAGTCGATCCGGCCGGACACGACGCTGGACCGGTTGGCGGCGCTGGTCACCGTCTTTCGTCCGGCCGCCAATGGCGGCACGGTCACTGCGGGCAACGCGTCACCGCTCAGCGACGGCGCCTCCGCTGTGCTGCTGGGCAGCGAGGAAGCCGCCGCCCTCACCGGCCGGTCGCCGTTGGCCCGGATCGCCGGCCGGGGCGCCAGTGCGCTCGAGCCCGACCATTTCGGCTATGCCCCGGTGGAGGCGGCCCGGATCGCCCTGCGGCGGGCCGGCATCGGCTGGGACGATGTCTCCGCGGTCGAGCTCAACGAAGCCTTCGCGGCGCAGTCGCTGGCCTGCCTGGACGCGTGGCACATCGACCCCGAGATCGTCAACACTCATGGCGGCGCTATCGCGATCGGCCATCCCCTTGGTGCGTCGGGCACGCGTATCGTCGGTACCCTCGCCCGCCGCTTGCAGCGCTCAGGCGGACGCTGGGGTGTCGCCGCGATCTGTGTGGGCGTAGGGCAGGGGCTGGCTGTGGTCCTCGAGAATGTGACGCAGTAGTTTCCGACGCCACTCCACCGCGTCGGTCCGACGTCTCAGCTGTGGTGTGCGGGCACCGGCGGCGCCGGCGCCTGTGCGCCAGGCCCTGTCACAACCGCCGGGGCGGGCCGCGTTCCGTCCGGGCCAGCGATCACGTAGGCGATCATGGCGACGAAGCCGAGACTGAACAGGCCGGTCAGCAGCAGCACCAGAAACCAGGCCTTGTCGTCGAGCTGCGCTGTGTTCAACACGGCACCGACCCAGGCGACGAATTGCGCGATGGCCGCGCACACCATCACCAGAACGGCGATCCCAGCCAGGCCGATCATGGTCCAGCCGAACGGACCGGACTTGATCCCCACGACGTCTGGACCGTTCATGACGAAGCTGTCCTGCCAGATCGCCAGGCCGCCGGCGACGAGGAACAGGACGCCGGCACCGACCAGGGCGATCAGGCTTCCGACGAACAACTTCACGATCAATGGCTTATCCATGAGAATCCCCTCCACCTCCCATGCTGCGTGGCTGACCCTCGAGGAAACCAGGGACGTTGGTCCTGTCCGGTCGGGATCTGCGCTGGTCAGCCGAGCAGGGAGCCGATGGTGTCCGAAGGTGACTTCTTCTGCACCTCGGGCACGTGCGCCGTCCACCGAAGGTGCGTACCCCCTTGGGCTGGTCGTCGCAGGTCAAGACTGCCGCCATGGCGTTCGGCGCGCTCGCGCATATCGAACAGCTCTCCGTGCGCGACCGAGGGTGGAATCCCGCATCCGTCGTCTGTGACATCGAGGGTGACCACTGGGTCGAGGAAGGAGAGCGCGATCGTCATGGAGCTGGCCCGCGAGTGCCGGGCCGCGTTCGTGATCGCCTCGCGTACGACAGCGACGACATCATCGGCGAGCTCGGTCGGCACCTGCTCGATCGGGCCTGAGAACTGGATCTCGGAATGAAGCCCGGGTGCTGTCGTCTCTTCGTCGAGTACGAAGAGCAGCCGCTGTTTGAGTCCTTCGGGTTGGTGCGGCATCGGATGCAGCTGGTAGATGGTCGCCCTGATCCGACGGATGGTGTCGTCGAGCGCCTTCACATAGCCACTGATCCGACCCCGCTGCGACTCGTCCAGTCCTTCGATCATCCCCTCCAGTCCCATACCCACCGCGAACAGCTCCTGGATGACGTGGTCATGCAGGTCCGAGGCGATCCGGTCATGGTCCTCGACCATGGTCAAGAACTCGTGTTCGGTTCGGGCCCGGTCCAGCTCGAGAG is a window from the Microlunatus panaciterrae genome containing:
- the ribD gene encoding bifunctional diaminohydroxyphosphoribosylaminopyrimidine deaminase/5-amino-6-(5-phosphoribosylamino)uracil reductase RibD, whose protein sequence is MNDRIDRHPDQRWMRRALKLAALGPLGDPNPRVGAVIVDAAGDLAGEGFHRGAGTPHAEVEALASAGRRAIDGTAYVTLEPCNHTGRTGPCVQALIGAGVSRVVYAQPDPNATASGGAATLRAAGIEVEEGVQAAAAEQLNAEWTFALRQGRPWVTWKFAATLDGRSAAADGSSQWITGPDARADVHLLRARAGAILVGTGTALRDDPSLTTRLPDGSLQQRQPLRVVMGRRRLPDGARVLDNSAPTLLAQQQDPALTLQQLAVREIRHVWLEGGPTLAAAFVAAGLVDEVVAYLAPALLGAGPPAVGALGIHSIAQALRLHPYDVTTIGPDIRVRATTHAPSPRSTEQEGPGCSPE
- the mraY gene encoding phospho-N-acetylmuramoyl-pentapeptide-transferase → MIALLIGGGFSLAFTLLSTPHFVRLFRRLGWGQMIRVDGPTTHQTKRGTPTKGGLIFVTGAVLGYFLAHLIARGTPVTASGLLVMLMMVGLGVVGFLDDFAKTRKQQSLGLGGWQKVAGQVVVATAFALLALQFREAGTGLTPASTAISVVRDVDWLDFVRLGTVVGVTLYVVWVNLLVVATSNAVNVTDGLDGLATGATILALSAFIFIAFFQFKEACHNLPAADPMLYKCYEVRDPLDLAVAATALAGSLLGFLWWNAPPAQIFMGDTGSLGLGGALAALAVLTRTELLLVLVGGLYCIITGSVIVQRAYFKLTGGRRIFLMSPIHHHFELKGWAQVTITIRFWIIAGLFMVASVSVFYLSWLGA
- the thrS gene encoding threonine--tRNA ligase, with translation MKNDHRELGRELHLFATSPLVGSGLPLWLPDGAVIRGELEKLAAEEAERSGCRRVYTPVMAKRELYERSGHWDKFSADMFPVMNVGGESFVLRPANCPHHAMVYAAQGRSIRDLPFRLSEVGSMFRSELSGVLSGLARVRQINLDDAHVFCAPEQVAGEVVLALEAIQRCYRLLGLEVSYYRLSLDGPGGGFLGTRAQWDDAEAQLRRALDQLELPYVAAPGEAAFYGPKIDVQVLDGQGREETLSTVQLDFNQPERFNLEYVGSDGGRHRPVMIHRGLLGSMERMTAQLIERFAGRMPPWLSPVQVRVLPVSASQQNVAEGLANRLRQRGIRTELSSDGSLGARIRASRLQRVAYLAIIGAEEARADTVNVVLPALEQRGSLAAVDFVEKVSSEVAERVQQPRPLP
- the ribH gene encoding 6,7-dimethyl-8-ribityllumazine synthase encodes the protein MKDGSPVITVDGSGLRVAVVAASWHATIMDGLIDGARRGLADASVTDVDLVRVPGTFELAVACARLAPRYDALVALGVVIRGGTPHFEYVCQSATVGLTEVSVRSGIPVGFGVLTCDDEQQALARAGIPGSSEDKGYEAATAAVATVTALRAVLE
- a CDS encoding acetyl-CoA C-acyltransferase, translated to MNEAYVYDAVRTVFGRHGGALAGTRPDDLAAHVLKALVDRSTDLDPSRLDEVILGNANGAGEENRNVARMAVLLAQLPVEVPATTVNRLCGSSLDAVIIGSRQIATGEADLVIAGGVESMSRAPWVLPKTEKPYPATDLTLTSTSMGWRLVNPAMPRRWTVTLGEATELLRERHGISRERQDAFAQRSHRLAHQAWQSGWYDDLIVEVPGVELARDESIRPDTTLDRLAALVTVFRPAANGGTVTAGNASPLSDGASAVLLGSEEAAALTGRSPLARIAGRGASALEPDHFGYAPVEAARIALRRAGIGWDDVSAVELNEAFAAQSLACLDAWHIDPEIVNTHGGAIAIGHPLGASGTRIVGTLARRLQRSGGRWGVAAICVGVGQGLAVVLENVTQ